In Manis javanica isolate MJ-LG chromosome 9, MJ_LKY, whole genome shotgun sequence, one DNA window encodes the following:
- the GRP gene encoding gastrin-releasing peptide codes for MRARELPLVLLALVLCQASPGPAAPVPAGGGTVLDKMYPRGNHWAVGHLMGKKSSGESPYAYEGGSWKQQLQGYVWREEAARNLLSLLEAKGARSQQSPQSEPLGIHQSTWNSEDSSNFKDDFLFKSST; via the exons ATGCGCGCCCGGGAGCTCCCGCTGGTCCTGCTAGCGCTGGTCCTCTGCCAGGCGTCCCCGGGGCCTGCCGCCCCGGTGCCGGCGGGCGGAGGGACCGTGCTGGACAAGATGTACCCACGCGGCAACCACTGGGCGGTGG gcCACTTAATGGGGAAAAAGAGCTCAGGAGAGTCCCCATATGCTTATGAAGGAGGGAGCTGGAAGCAGCAGCTGCAGGGATATGTTTGGAGGGAAGAAGCTGCAAGGAATTTGCTAAGCCTCTTAGAAGCAAAGGGGGCTAGAAGCCAGCAGTCACCTCAAAGCGAGCCCCTGGGCATCCACCAGTCTACTTGGAATTCTGAGGACAGCAGCAACTTTAAAGAT